In Sphingomonas sp., a single window of DNA contains:
- a CDS encoding ParB/RepB/Spo0J family partition protein translates to MTDSPAAARKPRPGLGRGLSALLGDSVSEEPIKGNPTSASGVRMLPISSLVADPNQPRRHFDEEALDTLAESIRTRGLIQPIFVRPHGQSFQIVAGERRWRAAQRARLHEVPVIVRELNDAETLEIALIENIQRQDLNAIEEAEGYARLIREFGHTQEALGKIVHKSRSHIANLLRLLDLPVSVREMVVDRSLEMGHARALIGAPDPEKLAQEVVAKGLSVRDTEKLARTAKPAPKRKASDSRSEGDPDIAALERHLGDVLGLNVRIGHGDKGGTLTVGYSTLDQLDMVCQRLSGERI, encoded by the coding sequence ATGACCGATTCTCCCGCCGCCGCCCGCAAGCCCCGCCCCGGTCTCGGCCGCGGGCTTTCCGCGCTGTTGGGCGACAGCGTTTCCGAAGAGCCGATCAAGGGCAATCCGACCAGCGCATCGGGCGTGCGGATGTTGCCGATCAGCTCGCTGGTCGCCGATCCCAACCAGCCGCGCCGCCATTTCGACGAAGAGGCGCTGGACACGCTGGCGGAATCGATCCGTACGCGCGGGTTGATCCAGCCGATCTTCGTGCGGCCGCATGGCCAGAGCTTCCAGATCGTCGCCGGCGAGCGTCGCTGGCGGGCGGCGCAGCGCGCGCGGCTCCACGAGGTGCCGGTGATCGTTCGCGAGCTCAATGACGCCGAGACGCTCGAGATTGCGCTGATCGAGAATATCCAGCGGCAGGACCTCAACGCGATCGAAGAAGCCGAGGGCTATGCGCGGCTGATCCGCGAGTTCGGCCATACGCAGGAAGCGCTGGGCAAGATCGTCCACAAGTCGCGGAGCCATATCGCCAATCTGCTGCGCCTGCTCGACCTGCCGGTGTCGGTGCGCGAGATGGTGGTCGATCGCTCGCTTGAAATGGGGCATGCGCGCGCGCTGATCGGTGCGCCCGATCCCGAGAAGCTTGCGCAAGAGGTCGTCGCCAAAGGGCTGTCGGTACGCGATACCGAGAAGCTCGCACGCACCGCCAAGCCGGCGCCCAAGCGCAAGGCCAGCGACAGCCGCAGCGAGGGCGATCCCGATATCGCCGCGCTCGAGCGGCATCTGGGTGACGTGCTCGGTCTCAACGTGCGGATCGGGCATGGTGACAAGGGGGGTACGCTGACGGTGGGCTATTCGACGCTCGATCAGCTCGACATGGTCTGCCAGCGGCTGAGCGGCGAGCGAATCTGA
- a CDS encoding FAD-binding domain-containing protein, with the protein MLLSALAHGPTLSFDFPLSRSAALARLEAFLPFAGSAYTRFRAEERGQGRHHAVSRLSAALRRRLISEAEVAEAVIAMHGYAASAKFIGELFWRTYWKGWLEQHPSVWQAWRTACAQLADQPLPVCYAEAIGGRTGIDAFDGWARELRETGYLHNWARMQLASIWVFTLKLPWELGAAFTFQHLVDADPASNTLSWRWVAGLHTRGKAYLADADRINAQTAGRFHPTGLAASADVPRETLSPEIVPVRGSIQPDPTKPSMLLLSPEDLSLETEGDLAVLDVRRVVACRQHCGSAADIAAVADGLQRASTHWGAPASWVDDVGTAVVAAGSGGLEQIVTGYAPVGPVAESLAPYRDGARIRIAEHCRAWDEHAWPHCRKGYFAFAHHIPALLQGAGLAP; encoded by the coding sequence ATGTTGCTCTCCGCCCTAGCTCATGGGCCCACCCTGTCTTTCGACTTTCCGCTGTCCCGCAGCGCGGCGCTCGCGCGCCTGGAGGCGTTCCTGCCCTTTGCGGGATCGGCATATACCCGGTTTCGTGCCGAAGAACGCGGGCAGGGGCGGCATCATGCGGTATCGCGGCTCTCCGCGGCATTGCGGCGGCGATTGATCAGCGAGGCGGAGGTCGCCGAAGCCGTGATCGCGATGCATGGCTATGCGGCTTCCGCCAAATTCATCGGCGAGCTGTTCTGGCGGACCTATTGGAAAGGCTGGCTGGAGCAGCACCCGTCGGTTTGGCAGGCATGGCGGACGGCATGCGCGCAACTGGCGGACCAGCCGCTGCCTGTCTGCTATGCGGAGGCCATCGGTGGCCGGACCGGGATCGACGCGTTCGACGGCTGGGCGCGCGAATTACGCGAGACGGGCTATCTGCACAATTGGGCGCGAATGCAGCTCGCCTCGATCTGGGTCTTCACGCTCAAGCTGCCCTGGGAGCTTGGGGCGGCATTCACCTTCCAGCACCTGGTCGACGCCGACCCTGCCTCCAACACCTTGTCCTGGCGCTGGGTGGCGGGGCTGCATACGCGGGGGAAGGCATATCTCGCGGATGCAGACAGGATCAACGCCCAGACCGCCGGGCGCTTCCACCCCACCGGACTGGCAGCTTCGGCCGACGTTCCACGTGAAACGTTGTCGCCGGAGATTGTCCCGGTACGGGGATCCATCCAGCCGGATCCCACAAAGCCGTCGATGCTGCTGCTGAGCCCCGAGGACTTATCACTGGAAACGGAAGGGGATCTGGCGGTGCTGGATGTGCGGCGTGTCGTGGCGTGCCGACAGCATTGCGGCAGCGCAGCGGATATCGCCGCCGTCGCGGACGGGCTGCAGCGCGCATCGACCCATTGGGGGGCACCCGCCTCCTGGGTCGACGACGTCGGCACCGCGGTCGTGGCTGCGGGGTCGGGCGGGCTGGAGCAGATCGTCACCGGTTATGCGCCGGTGGGGCCGGTGGCGGAGTCCCTCGCGCCATATCGTGACGGCGCGCGGATTCGCATCGCCGAACATTGTCGCGCCTGGGACGAACATGCATGGCCCCATTGCCGCAAGGGCTATTTCGCCTTTGCCCACCATATCCCCGCGCTGCTGCAAGGCGCAGGACTGGCGCCATAA
- a CDS encoding alpha/beta fold hydrolase gives MRNRHGVLGAALLASLWMVPAVAQVQTQVPPVVAGARPVTVQRIKVHSPAIEGNLEGESADRDVIVVLPPDYARAPRKRYPVVYALHGYSIGAEQWIREIHVPQVVEGAYALGARPVILVLPDSKTLHNGSMYSSSPTTGDFERFIAHDLVAYVDAHYRTIATRESRGLVGHSMGGYGASRIGMKHADVFGAVYMMSPCCLSARDASLLDAKGLAQIAAIRTPDEATTLPWGLRATLAAAAAWSPNPKAPPLYLDLPIQDGKQRPDVLAKWAANASLAFVDQYIGALRRYRAIAIDVGDKDGLRGDAQALHETLDRYGVPNSFTIYPGDHTSAVADRFQNYVLPFFSRNLVFPNQR, from the coding sequence ATGCGCAATCGACATGGTGTGCTGGGTGCGGCGCTGCTGGCGAGCCTTTGGATGGTCCCGGCGGTGGCGCAGGTGCAAACACAGGTTCCGCCGGTGGTGGCCGGTGCCAGGCCGGTGACGGTCCAGCGGATCAAGGTCCATTCGCCTGCCATCGAGGGCAATCTGGAGGGCGAAAGCGCCGATCGCGACGTGATCGTGGTGTTGCCGCCCGACTATGCCCGCGCGCCTCGCAAGCGCTATCCCGTCGTCTATGCGCTGCACGGTTATTCGATCGGCGCCGAGCAGTGGATCCGGGAAATCCATGTTCCGCAGGTTGTCGAGGGTGCCTATGCGCTCGGCGCCAGGCCGGTAATCCTGGTGCTGCCGGACAGCAAGACGCTGCACAACGGATCGATGTATTCGAGCTCGCCGACCACGGGCGATTTCGAGCGCTTCATCGCGCACGATCTCGTCGCCTATGTCGACGCGCATTACCGCACGATTGCCACGCGCGAGAGCCGCGGCCTGGTCGGCCATTCCATGGGCGGCTATGGCGCCAGCCGCATCGGGATGAAGCATGCCGATGTGTTCGGCGCAGTCTATATGATGAGCCCCTGCTGCCTCTCGGCGCGCGATGCCAGCCTGCTCGATGCCAAGGGGCTGGCGCAGATCGCGGCGATCCGGACACCGGACGAGGCGACCACGCTCCCCTGGGGCCTGCGCGCCACGCTGGCGGCAGCGGCGGCCTGGTCCCCCAACCCCAAGGCACCCCCGCTGTATCTCGACCTGCCGATCCAGGACGGCAAGCAGCGGCCCGACGTGCTGGCGAAATGGGCGGCCAACGCCTCGCTCGCATTCGTCGACCAATATATCGGGGCGTTGCGCCGCTACCGGGCGATCGCGATCGATGTCGGCGACAAGGACGGCCTACGCGGCGACGCGCAGGCCCTCCACGAGACGCTGGATCGCTACGGCGTGCCCAACAGCTTCACCATCTATCCGGGCGACCATACCAGCGCGGTGGCGGACCGGTTCCAGAATTACGTCTTGCCCTTCTTCAGCAGGAATCTGGTCTTTCCGAACCAGCGCTGA
- the upp gene encoding uracil phosphoribosyltransferase: MAETDIPIEGLTIVAHPLVQHRLTRLRDRTTPPERFRAELRAVATLLGAAALADLPLAALTIETPVAAMESPVLGCAPPVVVPVLRAGLAMAEGLLDLLPEAAVAHLGLYRDPQTLEAVEYYFKAPADIASRPVLMVDPMLATGNSAVAALDRLKAAGARDLRFVCLLAARPGVATVRAAHPDVAIWTAGLDAELNVHSYIVPGLGDAGDRAFGTEHS, translated from the coding sequence ATGGCCGAAACCGATATCCCGATCGAGGGGCTGACGATCGTCGCCCATCCGCTGGTCCAGCACCGTCTTACCCGGCTGCGCGACCGGACCACACCGCCCGAGCGCTTCCGCGCCGAATTGCGCGCGGTGGCCACCTTGCTGGGTGCGGCGGCGCTCGCGGACCTGCCGCTCGCAGCCCTGACGATCGAGACCCCGGTGGCGGCGATGGAATCGCCGGTGCTGGGCTGTGCACCCCCGGTGGTGGTGCCGGTGCTGCGTGCCGGGCTCGCCATGGCCGAGGGGCTGCTGGATCTGCTCCCCGAGGCGGCGGTGGCGCATCTCGGCCTCTATCGCGACCCCCAGACGCTCGAGGCCGTTGAGTATTATTTCAAGGCGCCAGCCGACATCGCGTCGCGGCCAGTGCTGATGGTCGATCCGATGCTGGCGACCGGCAACAGCGCGGTGGCGGCGCTCGACCGGCTCAAGGCAGCGGGGGCGCGCGACCTGCGCTTCGTCTGCCTGCTCGCCGCGCGGCCCGGCGTGGCGACGGTCCGCGCGGCACATCCCGACGTCGCGATCTGGACGGCGGGACTCGACGCCGAGCTCAACGTGCACAGCTATATTGTGCCGGGGTTGGGCGATGCGGGGGACCGCGCCTTCGGCACCGAGCATAGCTGA